Part of the Candidatus Kapaibacterium sp. genome, GATGCGGCGCATTGGCGTCTTCGATTCAGGGATTGGTGGATTGACCGTCGTGCGGCATATCATTCCGTACGCTGCTGGGTGCGAGCTTCTCTACGTCGGAGACACAGCGCGTGTGCCATACGGTAACCGCGGTCCGGAGGCAATTCGCCAATATGCAAGGGAGCTAACCCTGTACCTGTGCGAGCAAGAGGTGGAGTTGATAGTGGTGGCTTGCAACACCGTCTCCGCTGTGGCTTTAGAGGTGGTCCAAGCGCATTCACCAGTACCGGTCATTGACGTTGTCGAGCCAACCGTTGAACTGACTCTGCGGCAGACGACGGAGGGACGGATTGGGATTATCGGGACTCGTGCAACAATTGCCAGTGGCATCTACGAACGACTCCTGCGGCAGCGTTCGGAGTGGCCTCTCGAGATCTACGGGAAGGCTTGTCCGCTGTTTGTCCCGCTCGTTGAGGAGGGCTGGATCGAGAGT contains:
- the murI gene encoding glutamate racemase, whose amino-acid sequence is MRRIGVFDSGIGGLTVVRHIIPYAAGCELLYVGDTARVPYGNRGPEAIRQYARELTLYLCEQEVELIVVACNTVSAVALEVVQAHSPVPVIDVVEPTVELTLRQTTEGRIGIIGTRATIASGIYERLLRQRSEWPLEIYGKACPLFVPLVEEGWIESPVTEQIAEFYLAPLREAGIDTLVLGCTHYPLLVPVLQRVLPDCRLVESGAAVAERLQALGYASDQDGGAAQLVLHLTDEPGEALKHLLRRLQLVPADVRSIRLWEYV